Proteins encoded by one window of Flagellimonas lutaonensis:
- a CDS encoding winged helix-turn-helix domain-containing protein → MGLIDDINKLFDHRIRLGIMSILMVNDSVDFNTFKELLKVTDGNLASHTKTLEKEGYIRVEKSFIGRKPNTRYSATKVGKAAFKKHVEALEKLLKNKE, encoded by the coding sequence ATGGGTCTTATAGACGACATCAATAAACTTTTTGACCATCGAATACGCCTTGGCATTATGTCTATTCTAATGGTCAATGACAGTGTTGACTTCAACACCTTCAAAGAACTTTTGAAGGTAACCGATGGCAATTTGGCCAGCCATACAAAGACCCTTGAGAAAGAAGGCTATATACGTGTTGAGAAATCGTTTATTGGCCGAAAACCCAATACACGGTATTCGGCCACCAAAGTAGGCAAGGCTGCCTTTAAAAAACATGTCGAGGCTCTTGAAAAATTACTGAAAAACAAAGAATAA
- a CDS encoding RagB/SusD family nutrient uptake outer membrane protein, translating into MIRKIKFMLFVILGIAITSCEEDFLETRPTDAISAADALANEENMQLVLNGVHRGLYSQSQTIFPGGNTQRANNHYWVPLGDNLAGELIHSANANNLGWRTEMQWNSHTDQTSLTCELLWYHRYNIILHANLLINKATDGSLTESPGLFEILGQAYTYRAYAYLSLVQHYARGYLIGNPSSDPGVPLLFSSESPFTSEPRSTVQEIYDQIETDLNAAIAAFENGSGRPSGGPETKSQLNINTAYGLLARMALSKGDWQTAADAAVEARQGFPLMGEEDWLAGFNTNSLSEVIWGSNVIDAETTFFRSYFYLASNTFNGSQIRNNPKIADRRLVDAIPDTDYRKQVFLPDAPNSNSSAANGEGGWENNTNPLYTTEEEFNAAIDSIKSVYGLVSGHNTHPYMHFKLKQKNPGSIDPDDVIYMRSSEMYLIEAEAKAMMGDIAGAQEALRPLGEARDSAFDVTVFNTQQSMMDQIKFQRRVELWGEGFGYTDKIRWDEGIDHAADGGSGASEVLYQEAYQVERPSLNDDWIFKIPQAEIDANPKLTQADQN; encoded by the coding sequence ATGATAAGAAAGATAAAATTTATGTTGTTCGTGATCCTGGGGATTGCAATAACGTCGTGCGAAGAAGATTTTCTTGAAACGAGGCCAACAGATGCCATTTCTGCTGCCGATGCACTGGCCAATGAAGAGAACATGCAACTAGTGTTGAACGGGGTGCATCGTGGCCTGTACTCACAATCTCAGACCATTTTTCCTGGTGGCAATACCCAAAGGGCCAACAACCATTATTGGGTGCCTTTGGGCGATAACTTGGCGGGGGAGCTGATCCATTCGGCGAATGCCAACAATTTGGGATGGCGTACCGAGATGCAATGGAACTCACATACCGATCAGACCTCATTGACCTGTGAGCTTTTATGGTACCACCGCTATAATATTATACTGCATGCCAACCTGCTCATTAATAAGGCCACTGATGGTAGTTTGACGGAATCACCTGGGCTGTTCGAGATTTTGGGGCAGGCCTATACCTATAGGGCGTATGCCTACCTTTCATTGGTGCAGCATTATGCCAGGGGCTATTTGATCGGCAACCCATCATCAGACCCTGGGGTACCTTTGTTGTTTTCCTCAGAGTCGCCCTTTACCAGTGAGCCACGGTCGACGGTGCAAGAAATTTATGATCAGATAGAGACCGATCTTAATGCTGCTATCGCTGCGTTTGAAAATGGATCGGGCAGGCCAAGTGGCGGCCCTGAGACCAAATCGCAGTTGAATATCAATACGGCATATGGTCTCTTGGCAAGAATGGCCCTATCAAAAGGTGATTGGCAGACAGCTGCTGATGCTGCAGTAGAGGCACGCCAAGGTTTTCCGTTGATGGGTGAAGAAGATTGGCTTGCTGGGTTCAATACCAACAGTCTTTCAGAGGTCATTTGGGGCAGCAACGTGATAGATGCCGAAACCACGTTTTTCCGTTCGTACTTTTATTTGGCAAGCAACACCTTCAACGGAAGCCAGATACGCAACAACCCAAAGATTGCCGACCGAAGACTGGTAGATGCCATTCCAGATACCGACTACAGAAAACAAGTGTTTTTGCCCGATGCGCCCAATTCCAACAGTTCTGCTGCCAATGGGGAAGGTGGCTGGGAAAACAACACCAATCCTTTGTATACAACCGAGGAAGAGTTCAACGCCGCCATAGACAGTATCAAAAGTGTGTACGGATTGGTCTCTGGGCACAATACGCACCCCTATATGCACTTTAAGCTGAAGCAGAAAAACCCTGGATCCATCGATCCAGATGATGTCATCTATATGCGTTCATCTGAAATGTATTTGATAGAGGCCGAAGCAAAGGCCATGATGGGTGACATAGCCGGGGCACAGGAAGCTTTAAGACCGTTGGGCGAAGCACGTGATAGCGCATTTGATGTTACCGTCTTTAACACGCAACAATCCATGATGGATCAAATCAAGTTCCAAAGGCGTGTTGAACTATGGGGCGAAGGCTTCGGATATACCGATAAGATTCGGTGGGACGAAGGAATCGATCATGCCGCCGATGGTGGTTCAGGAGCATCAGAAGTGCTATATCAAGAGGCGTACCAAGTGGAGAGGCCCTCGCTGAACGATGATTGGATCTTCAAGATTCCGCAGGCTGAGATTGATGCCAATCCGAAGCTGACACAAGCAGACCAGAATTGA
- a CDS encoding NAD(P)-dependent oxidoreductase produces the protein MRFGIIRERKNPPDRRVVLPPKICQIVTEKYPKAQIIIEPSPLRVFADQEYRDLGFEVADKMHECDVLLGVKEVPIKALIPNKKYFFFSHTIKKQPYNRDLLRAILEKNIELYDHEVITDANGKRLVAFGRYAGIVGAYNGIRAYGLKFDLFHLPKAETLKDQQALIAELQKVKLPNIKILLTGKGRVGGGAKEMLDAMNLKKVNVDAYLNQTFDEPVYCQIDASEYNKRKDGVRGSKADFFANPSEYRSDFFRFAKVTDFFIAGHFYGDGAPFLYTREDVKHPDFKIKVVADISCDIDGPVATTIRPSTIADPIYGYHPQTEKEIDFKHPEAIAVMAVDNLPTELPRDASIGFGESFSKHVIPAFFNGDKDGILERARMTKNGSLTKNFAYLKDYVDGQ, from the coding sequence ATGAGATTCGGAATCATTCGAGAGCGCAAGAACCCTCCTGACAGACGGGTGGTTCTGCCGCCAAAGATCTGCCAGATTGTCACAGAAAAATATCCTAAGGCCCAAATCATAATAGAACCCTCGCCCCTTCGCGTGTTTGCTGACCAAGAATACCGGGACCTTGGTTTTGAGGTGGCCGACAAAATGCATGAATGCGATGTGTTGTTGGGTGTCAAGGAAGTGCCGATAAAAGCCCTCATCCCCAATAAAAAATATTTCTTCTTCTCACATACCATAAAAAAACAGCCCTACAATCGCGATTTGTTGCGGGCCATTCTTGAAAAGAACATTGAACTGTATGACCATGAGGTCATTACAGATGCCAACGGTAAACGATTGGTGGCCTTTGGGCGCTATGCGGGCATCGTGGGGGCCTATAATGGCATACGTGCCTACGGACTCAAATTCGACCTTTTTCATCTGCCCAAGGCCGAGACCCTGAAAGACCAACAAGCCTTGATCGCTGAACTTCAAAAGGTCAAATTACCGAACATCAAGATACTGTTGACCGGCAAGGGCCGGGTTGGGGGTGGGGCCAAGGAAATGCTCGATGCCATGAACCTTAAAAAAGTAAATGTCGATGCATATTTGAACCAGACCTTTGATGAGCCGGTATATTGCCAGATCGATGCCTCTGAGTACAACAAGCGCAAAGATGGGGTTCGGGGCAGCAAAGCCGATTTTTTTGCAAATCCATCAGAATACCGTTCTGATTTTTTCAGGTTCGCCAAGGTGACCGACTTCTTCATTGCCGGGCATTTTTATGGCGATGGTGCACCTTTTCTCTATACCCGTGAAGATGTAAAACATCCTGATTTTAAGATAAAAGTGGTGGCCGATATCAGCTGTGATATCGATGGCCCCGTGGCCACGACCATTAGACCTTCGACCATTGCAGATCCCATTTATGGGTACCATCCACAGACCGAGAAAGAAATTGATTTCAAGCACCCAGAGGCGATTGCGGTAATGGCGGTGGACAACTTGCCCACCGAGTTGCCCAGGGATGCCAGTATCGGTTTTGGGGAATCTTTTTCAAAACACGTGATTCCTGCTTTTTTCAATGGCGATAAAGATGGAATATTAGAGAGGGCCCGCATGACCAAAAATGGAAGTTTGACCAAGAACTTCGCCTATCTAAAGGATTACGTGGATGGTCAATAA
- the creD gene encoding cell envelope integrity protein CreD produces MESKKQKIGNWFRTSISARMLVVGFIFLVLLVPLGIVEDLIRERGHRQTEVIQEINEKWGNEVVLFGPIIKIPYKTYKEEKTFDAANKTYIKSYEEVYHHAYFLPKDLDIQATVDTKQLKRGIYESVVFTTDINIAGSFGEFDFGTQEIPEEDILWKKASVLFKTTNLKGIQNEMTIDMLNATFALKPQFDNAHMGTLETTYLSIPTKEKAPLNFTMAFQVNGSERLQFVPIGKATTAQMKSDWHSPSFNGNFLPNDSTKQISEKGFEAHWKVLEANRQFGQQFFDKLPNLGTYAFGASLIIPVDDYQKTERTSKYGLMIIGLTLLVFLLIQIISKIQIHPFQYLMIGLALVMFYTLLIAISEHQNYLTAYLLASIAVVGLITLYSRTILKGFKFPLFIFTSMAMLYAFIFIIIQLEDYALLVGSVGLFIILATIMFASRKIDWNQ; encoded by the coding sequence ATGGAATCAAAAAAACAGAAAATCGGAAACTGGTTCAGAACATCCATCTCGGCAAGAATGCTGGTGGTCGGGTTCATCTTTTTGGTGTTGCTGGTGCCGCTCGGTATTGTAGAGGACCTAATTCGTGAGCGGGGTCATCGCCAAACAGAGGTCATACAAGAAATCAACGAAAAGTGGGGCAACGAAGTGGTGCTTTTTGGCCCGATAATCAAGATTCCCTACAAAACCTACAAAGAAGAAAAAACATTTGATGCGGCCAATAAAACCTACATCAAATCATATGAAGAGGTTTACCATCATGCCTATTTCTTACCCAAAGACCTAGACATTCAGGCCACCGTCGACACAAAACAGTTGAAACGTGGTATCTATGAATCAGTGGTGTTCACGACCGACATCAACATCGCTGGCAGTTTTGGTGAATTTGATTTTGGCACACAGGAAATTCCTGAAGAGGACATTCTTTGGAAAAAGGCATCCGTACTGTTCAAGACCACCAACCTCAAGGGCATTCAAAATGAGATGACCATCGATATGTTGAACGCCACCTTTGCACTAAAGCCCCAATTCGACAACGCCCACATGGGCACCTTAGAAACAACCTATCTTTCCATTCCCACAAAAGAAAAGGCCCCACTGAACTTTACCATGGCCTTTCAGGTCAACGGAAGTGAACGCCTGCAATTTGTTCCCATTGGCAAGGCAACCACCGCGCAGATGAAATCGGACTGGCATTCGCCGAGTTTCAACGGTAACTTCTTGCCCAACGATTCTACCAAACAAATCAGTGAAAAAGGCTTCGAGGCCCATTGGAAAGTGCTTGAGGCCAATCGCCAATTCGGCCAGCAGTTTTTTGATAAACTGCCCAACCTTGGTACGTATGCCTTTGGTGCCAGTTTGATCATTCCGGTTGACGATTACCAAAAAACCGAACGTACCAGCAAATATGGTTTGATGATCATCGGGCTTACGTTGTTGGTATTTTTGCTCATTCAAATTATCAGCAAGATTCAGATACATCCGTTTCAGTACTTGATGATCGGGTTGGCGCTGGTCATGTTCTATACGCTGCTCATTGCCATCTCAGAACATCAAAACTATCTGACGGCCTATCTACTGGCCAGCATTGCGGTAGTTGGCCTAATTACACTTTATTCAAGAACCATTCTAAAGGGGTTCAAATTTCCATTGTTTATTTTCACTTCGATGGCCATGCTCTACGCCTTTATTTTTATCATCATCCAATTGGAAGATTATGCCCTGCTGGTAGGCAGTGTGGGGCTGTTCATCATTCTGGCAACCATTATGTTCGCCTCTCGAAAAATTGACTGGAACCAGTAG
- a CDS encoding DUF1801 domain-containing protein: MNPAEDYILSQDEPFKSILLHLQVVIEGQFSEIELKYKYRIPFYYFGKTPFCYLNVPKGKKYVDVGFWASAHLTRHLEHMVAEKRKVMRSLRYHSLEEIDEKILVEVLEDAYSVKEKGFWKN; this comes from the coding sequence ATGAACCCGGCAGAAGACTACATTCTATCGCAAGATGAACCTTTTAAGAGTATTTTGCTCCATTTGCAAGTGGTCATTGAAGGGCAATTTTCAGAGATTGAACTAAAGTACAAGTACCGTATTCCGTTCTATTATTTTGGAAAGACTCCTTTCTGTTATCTCAATGTGCCCAAAGGAAAAAAGTACGTTGATGTTGGTTTTTGGGCATCGGCACATCTGACCAGGCATTTAGAGCACATGGTTGCCGAAAAACGAAAGGTGATGCGTTCGCTCAGGTACCATTCCCTGGAAGAAATTGACGAGAAAATTTTGGTGGAGGTGCTTGAAGATGCCTATTCGGTGAAGGAAAAGGGGTTTTGGAAAAACTAA
- a CDS encoding Sb-PDE family phosphodiesterase — MKKLAIIPVLLFCAILQAQEHSHVGAQPIFYPDIPGYVTLKADLHQHTVFSDGNVWPTIRVMEALQDSLDVISLTEHLEYQPHKEDIPHPDRNRSFELVSAMREAKEHNLLIVHGSEITRSKPVGHSNAIFISDANKLLQDKPEEAFAAAKEQGAFVFWNHPAWHPQSETGNPVLSDFQKERMKNGELHGIEVINFVDYSEEALALALEHNLTIMGTSDVHDLIDWDYHEKGHARPVTLVFAKERSIESLKEALFAGRTVAAYNDLLVGKEAFLKPLIKASIEVLKVGYIDKTSILEVKLKNVSSNKFIFENAMDFTFYNHSPLFEISRGETVTLQIKTLEKLDEIDLKLKALKAYSAPKMQHVITWQINVD, encoded by the coding sequence ATGAAAAAACTTGCAATTATTCCAGTCTTGCTCTTTTGCGCCATACTGCAGGCACAAGAACATTCACATGTCGGGGCACAGCCCATTTTTTATCCTGATATCCCAGGCTATGTTACCTTAAAGGCAGACCTGCACCAGCACACGGTTTTTTCTGATGGAAATGTGTGGCCCACCATTCGTGTAATGGAGGCCCTTCAAGACAGTTTGGATGTAATTTCACTGACCGAGCATTTAGAATACCAGCCCCATAAAGAGGATATTCCGCATCCTGACAGAAACCGTTCTTTCGAATTGGTCTCAGCCATGAGAGAGGCCAAAGAACATAACCTTCTTATAGTACACGGTTCTGAAATTACCCGTTCGAAACCGGTTGGCCACAGTAACGCCATTTTTATTTCTGATGCGAACAAACTCTTACAAGACAAGCCTGAAGAAGCCTTTGCCGCTGCAAAAGAACAAGGTGCCTTTGTGTTTTGGAACCATCCGGCATGGCACCCACAATCAGAGACCGGAAACCCTGTTCTAAGTGATTTTCAGAAAGAACGGATGAAAAACGGCGAACTTCACGGTATCGAGGTCATCAATTTTGTGGATTATTCAGAGGAAGCCCTCGCCCTAGCCTTGGAACATAATTTGACCATAATGGGCACCAGCGATGTTCATGACCTAATTGATTGGGACTACCATGAAAAAGGCCATGCACGCCCTGTTACCTTGGTGTTTGCCAAAGAAAGAAGCATTGAAAGCCTGAAAGAGGCGTTGTTCGCAGGCAGAACCGTGGCGGCCTACAATGATCTTTTGGTAGGCAAGGAAGCGTTTCTCAAGCCTCTGATAAAAGCGAGCATTGAAGTTTTAAAAGTGGGGTACATCGACAAAACATCCATTCTCGAGGTGAAACTCAAAAATGTGTCAAGCAACAAGTTCATTTTTGAAAATGCGATGGACTTCACCTTCTATAACCACTCACCCCTATTTGAAATCAGCAGAGGGGAAACCGTGACCCTACAGATCAAAACCTTGGAAAAACTGGACGAAATCGATTTGAAGTTAAAGGCCTTAAAGGCCTATTCAGCTCCCAAAATGCAGCATGTTATCACGTGGCAAATAAATGTTGATTAA